The Pyxidicoccus sp. MSG2 DNA segment CTGCCCGGCCTTCTGGGCAGCGGCGTTGAGCAGCGTCCGGAGGGCATTCACGGTGCGCCCGTCACGACCGATGACCTTGCCGACATCCTCGGGGGCGACCTTCAGCTCATAGAGCCGGGCGCCGTCCGCTTCGGACACGCGCAGGCCGACCTGGTCTGGTTGGTCGACCAGGGCCCGCGCGAGATAGGTGAGAAGTTGCTCCACGTATGCTCAGTGCAGCGGGCTCAGACCGCGGGAGCGGCCGGCTTGGCCTTCGCGGCGACCTTGATGAGGTCCGCCACCGTCTCGGAAGGCGTCGCGCCCGTCTTCAGCCAGTAGTTGAGCCGCTCCTCGTTGAACTCCACCTTGGGGGGCTCGAGGTTGGGGTCATACGCGCCCACGGCCTCGATGAACTTGCCATCCCGGGGGTTCCGGGAGTCGGTGGCGACCACGTGGTAGTACGGCTTCTTCTTGGCGCCCGCGCGGGCGAGACGGAGGACGACGGCCATGAGTTGCTCCAACGAACAGGTTACATCTTGGGAAAGGGGGGCGCTCTTACCGCCGCCCCCGCTGGATTGTCAAGGAAGCTCGGGACCTTATGTCGTGCCCTGGGCTGGGGCGGACTCGCCCTGGTTGGCGAGCTGGCCGCAGGCGCCGGCGATGTCCCGACCCCGGTTCCTGCGAATGTAGGCGCCGATGTGCCCATCGGCCAGGATGGCGCGGAACTGCTCGGCCCGCTCCTCGCCGGTGGTGTGGAACCCCAGGCCGGGGTTCTCGTTGTACGGAATCAGGTTCACCTTCACCGGAATGCCCTTGAGCAGCTCGATGAGCCGGTGGGCGTCCTCGTCGGCGTCGTTGAAGCCCTTGATGAGCACGTACTCGAAGGTGATGCGGCGGCCCTGACGCAGGGGGAACTTGCGGCACGCGTCCAGCAGCGCCGCGATGTTCCACTTGCGGTTGACGGGCATCGTCTTGCTGCGCTGCTCGTCGGTGCTGGCGTTGAGGGAGATGGCCAGCTTGACGTCCGTCTCCTGGCCGAAGCGCTCGATCATGGGCACCAGCCCCACCGTGGAGACGGTGATGTGCCGGTGGCTGAAGTTCGGCCCGTCCTGCGACTGGAGGATGGAGAGCGCCGTCTTGAGGTTCTCGAAGTTGTGCAGGGGCTCGCCCATGCCCATGAACACCAGGTTGCTGAGCGGGCGGAGCGTCTCCAGGCCCTCGTTCTTGCGGACCTCGCGATTGACGGCGTGCACCTGGGCCACGATTTCGCCCGGGGTGAGGTTGCGCTTGAGCCCCATGGTGCCCGTCATGCAGAAGCCGCAGGCCATGGCGCAGCCCACCTGGGTGGACACGCACAGCGTCTTGCGGTCCTCGGCGGGCATGTAGACGGACTCGATGAAGCGGCCGTCCCGCGTCTTCCACCGGTACTTGATGGTGCCGTCGGTGCTGCGCAGCTCCGCGTCCATCACCAGCGGGACGATTTCCGCCCGCGCCTTGAGCTTCTCGCGCAGGGCCTTGGACAGGTCCGTCATCTCGTCGAACGAGGTGACGCCGCGCTGGTGCAGCCAGCGGTAGAGCTGGGGGGCGCGGAACGCACGCTCGCCCAGCGTCTCGGTGACGAAGCGGGTGAGCCCCTCGAGCGACAGGCTGGCCACGTCCACCAGCTTCGCGGGCGCGGGCGCCGGAAGCGGCTCGGTGACAGGCAGGGTGTTGGCGGAGGTCTCTGACATCGTCGTTGGGCTGTAAACGGTGGGCCGGAGGGCGTCCCTTCCCACACCTGGGCCCGGCAAGTCAAAGGAGCGCACGCTCTCCTCCTCGCCTGCTGGACGCTTCCAACCCGTCTCCTGGAAGAACAACGGCCCGGGCCCGGGCCTTCGCGGGCGCGGACTCGGGCCGGGAACAGCGGCCCCGACAGGCGGGGCCGGCCGGCTACTTCTGGTACGGGTACGGCTGGATCTCCGTCTCCCGGAAGAAGTACGCGATCTCGTTCTTCGCGTTCTCCAGGCTGTCGGAGCCGTGCACCGTGTTCTTGTCGATGCTGGTGGCGAAGTCCTTGCGGATGGTGCCGGCGGCGGCCTGGGCCGGGTTGGTGGCGCCCATGATGTCGCGGTTGCCCAGGACGGCGTTCTCACCCTCCAGCACCATCAGGACGACCGGGCCGGAGATCATGAACTGCACCAGGTCCTTGAAGAAGGGCCGGGCCTTGTGGACCGCGTAGAAGCCCTCGGCCTCCTTCTGGGAGAGCTGCTGCAGCCGGATGGCGACCGGCTTCAGACCCTTCTCCTCGAAGCGGCTGATGATCTTCCCGATGACGCCCTTCTCCAGACCGTCAGGCTTGATGATGGACAGCGTGCGCTCGATGGCCATGTGACTGGCTCCTTGTGCTCGTTGGGGTGGGTTGGCGCCTGGCTTCAGCGCTTCTTGGGAGCGCCCCGCTTGAGGGCCTCCTGGAGGGTGGTGCCCAGCTCGGCGGGGCTGGCGGCCATCAGGAAGCCGGCGGCCTCCATGGCCTTCATCTTCTCCGTCGCCGTGCCCTTGCCGCCGGAGATGATGGCGCCGGCGTGGCCCATGCGCTTGCCCGGGGGCGCCGACTGGCCGGCGATGAACCCGGCGATGGGCTTGGTGAACTCGCGGGCCACGTACTCCGCGCCCGCCTCCTCGGCGCTGCCGCCGATCTCACCAATCATGATGACCGCGTCCGTCTCCGGGTCCGCGTTGAAGAGCTTCAGCACGTCCACGAAGTCAGTGCCGTTGACCGGGTCACCACCGATGCCCACCGCGGTGGACTGGCCCAGGCCCAGCTGCGTGAGCTGGTGCACGGCCTCGTAGGTGAGCGTGCCGGAGCGGGACACCACGCCGATGCGGCCCGGCTTGTGGATGTGGCCCGGCATGATGCCGATCTTGCACTTCGCGCCCGGCGTAATCACGCCCGGGCAGTTGGGGCCGATGAGGCGCACGCCCGGCTTGCCCTGCAGGTAGCGCTTGGCGCGCACCATGTCGTTGACGGGGATGCCCTCGGTGATGGTGATGATGAGGGAGATGCCCGCGTCAGCGGCCTCCATGATGGAGTCCGCGGCGAAGGGGGGCGGCACGAAGATGACGGAGGTGTTGGCGCCCGCCTGCTTCACGGAATCAGCCACCGTGTTGAACACGGGGACCTTGCCCTCGAAGTCGGTGCCGCCCTTGCCTGGCGTCACACCGGCCACGAGCTTGGTGCCGTACTCCAGCATCTGCTTCGAGTGGAACGAGCCCGCCGAGCCGGTGATGCCCTGGCAGACCACCTTCGTGTTTTCGTTGACGAGGATGCTCATGGCGTTCCTTCTGGAAAGTGTTGGCGGAGGGCCGGACTACTTGATGGCCGCGACGGCCTTTTCAGCCGCCTGCCGAAGGTTGTCCGCCGGGGTGATGGCGAGCCCGGAGTTGCGCAGCAGCTCCTTGCCCTTCTCCACGTTGGTGCCTTCCAGCCGGACCACGAGCGGGACCTGGAGCTTGACCTCCTTCGCCGCGGCGATGATGCCCTCGGCGATGACGTCGCACTTCATGATGCCGCCGAAGATGTTGACGAGCACGGCCTTCACGGCCGGGTCGGCGAGGATGAGCTTGAAGGCCGCGGTGACCTTCTCCTTGCTTGCGCCGCCGCCCACGTCCAGGAAGTTGGCCGGAGCGCCGCCCACCAGCTTGATGGTGTCCATGGTGGCCATGGCCAGACCCGCGCCGTTCACCATGCAGCCGATGTTGCCGTCGAGCGCGATGTAGGCCAGGTCCCACTCCTTGGCCTGCGTCTCGCGGGGCTCCTCCTCGGCGAGGTCGCGGTACTCCAGCAGTTCCTTGTGCCGGTAGAGCGCGTTCTCGTCGAAGTTCACCTTCGCGTCGAGCGCCACCACGCCGCCGTCCTTGAGGATGACGAGCGGGTTGACCTCGACGATGGAGGCGTCCGTCTCCATGAACATCTTGTAGAGCGAGGAGCAGAACTGGACGAACTTGTTCACCGTGGGGCCGGAGAGGCCCAAGCCGAAGGCCAGCTTGCGGCCCTGGAAGTCGGTGAAGCCCACCGCCGGGTCCACCGCCTCGCGGAGGATCTTCTCGGGGTGCTTCTCCGCCACTTCCTCGATCTCCACGCCGCCCTCGCGGGAAGCCATGAAGGTGATGCGGCTGGTGGCGCGGTCCAGCGTCACGCCGAGGTACAGCTCCTGGCCGATGGCGAGGCCTTCCTCGATGTAGACCTTGTGGACCGTCTGGCCTTCCGGCCCGGTCTGGATGGTCTTCAGCTTCATGCCCAGCATCTGCTTGGCGAGGTCCTTCGCCTCGGCGGGGCTCTTGGCGAGCTTCACGCCGCCGCCCTTGCCGCGGCCGCCGGCGTGGATCTGGGCCTTCACGACGACCACGGGCGTGCCGAGGTGCTTGGCAGCGGCCTCCGCCTCGTTGGGCGAAAGCGCGAGGATGCCCTTCGGCGTGGGCACGCCGTACTTCCGGAAGATTTCCTTGCCCTGGTACTCGTGGATCTTCATCGAGGCTCCGATTGGGACGAGGGAGACGGCCTTTAA contains these protein-coding regions:
- a CDS encoding KH domain-containing protein, with translation MEQLLTYLARALVDQPDQVGLRVSEADGARLYELKVAPEDVGKVIGRDGRTVNALRTLLNAAAQKAGQKVRLEILDDRRNAAGAPGAAAVPPATPDTSR
- the rpsP gene encoding 30S ribosomal protein S16 translates to MAVVLRLARAGAKKKPYYHVVATDSRNPRDGKFIEAVGAYDPNLEPPKVEFNEERLNYWLKTGATPSETVADLIKVAAKAKPAAPAV
- the rlmN gene encoding 23S rRNA (adenine(2503)-C(2))-methyltransferase RlmN, with the translated sequence MSETSANTLPVTEPLPAPAPAKLVDVASLSLEGLTRFVTETLGERAFRAPQLYRWLHQRGVTSFDEMTDLSKALREKLKARAEIVPLVMDAELRSTDGTIKYRWKTRDGRFIESVYMPAEDRKTLCVSTQVGCAMACGFCMTGTMGLKRNLTPGEIVAQVHAVNREVRKNEGLETLRPLSNLVFMGMGEPLHNFENLKTALSILQSQDGPNFSHRHITVSTVGLVPMIERFGQETDVKLAISLNASTDEQRSKTMPVNRKWNIAALLDACRKFPLRQGRRITFEYVLIKGFNDADEDAHRLIELLKGIPVKVNLIPYNENPGLGFHTTGEERAEQFRAILADGHIGAYIRRNRGRDIAGACGQLANQGESAPAQGTT
- the ndk gene encoding nucleoside-diphosphate kinase encodes the protein MAIERTLSIIKPDGLEKGVIGKIISRFEEKGLKPVAIRLQQLSQKEAEGFYAVHKARPFFKDLVQFMISGPVVLMVLEGENAVLGNRDIMGATNPAQAAAGTIRKDFATSIDKNTVHGSDSLENAKNEIAYFFRETEIQPYPYQK
- the sucD gene encoding succinate--CoA ligase subunit alpha; amino-acid sequence: MSILVNENTKVVCQGITGSAGSFHSKQMLEYGTKLVAGVTPGKGGTDFEGKVPVFNTVADSVKQAGANTSVIFVPPPFAADSIMEAADAGISLIITITEGIPVNDMVRAKRYLQGKPGVRLIGPNCPGVITPGAKCKIGIMPGHIHKPGRIGVVSRSGTLTYEAVHQLTQLGLGQSTAVGIGGDPVNGTDFVDVLKLFNADPETDAVIMIGEIGGSAEEAGAEYVAREFTKPIAGFIAGQSAPPGKRMGHAGAIISGGKGTATEKMKAMEAAGFLMAASPAELGTTLQEALKRGAPKKR
- the sucC gene encoding ADP-forming succinate--CoA ligase subunit beta, producing MKIHEYQGKEIFRKYGVPTPKGILALSPNEAEAAAKHLGTPVVVVKAQIHAGGRGKGGGVKLAKSPAEAKDLAKQMLGMKLKTIQTGPEGQTVHKVYIEEGLAIGQELYLGVTLDRATSRITFMASREGGVEIEEVAEKHPEKILREAVDPAVGFTDFQGRKLAFGLGLSGPTVNKFVQFCSSLYKMFMETDASIVEVNPLVILKDGGVVALDAKVNFDENALYRHKELLEYRDLAEEEPRETQAKEWDLAYIALDGNIGCMVNGAGLAMATMDTIKLVGGAPANFLDVGGGASKEKVTAAFKLILADPAVKAVLVNIFGGIMKCDVIAEGIIAAAKEVKLQVPLVVRLEGTNVEKGKELLRNSGLAITPADNLRQAAEKAVAAIK